The following proteins are co-located in the Streptomyces sp. NBC_00435 genome:
- the rpsG gene encoding 30S ribosomal protein S7 — protein MPRKGPAPKRPVIIDPVYASPLVTSLINKILLNGKRSTAERIVYGAMEGLREKTGNDPVITLKRALENVKPSLEVKSRRVGGATYQVPIEVKPGRQSTLALRWLVGYSRARREKTMTERLMNELLDASNGLGAAVKKREDTHKMAESNKAFAHYRW, from the coding sequence ATGCCTCGTAAGGGCCCCGCCCCGAAGCGCCCGGTCATCATCGACCCGGTCTATGCATCTCCTCTGGTGACGTCGCTCATCAACAAGATCCTCCTGAACGGCAAGCGCTCCACCGCCGAGCGCATCGTTTACGGCGCCATGGAAGGCCTCCGCGAGAAGACCGGCAACGACCCGGTCATCACGCTGAAGCGCGCGCTGGAGAACGTCAAGCCGTCGCTCGAGGTCAAGTCCCGCCGTGTCGGTGGCGCCACCTACCAGGTGCCGATCGAGGTCAAGCCGGGTCGTCAGTCGACCCTCGCGCTGCGCTGGCTCGTGGGTTACTCCCGCGCCCGCCGCGAGAAGACGATGACCGAGCGCCTCATGAACGAGCTGCTCGACGCGTCGAACGGTCTTGGCGCTGCCGTCAAGAAGCGTGAGGACACGCACAAGATGGCCGAGTCCAACAAGGCCTTCGCGCACTACCGCTGGTAG
- a CDS encoding YfhO family protein, which translates to MQRGDRTDRQLADHEPRLGALELTRWPLARDTAMAAVSAIAMTAWQITSNERQLAPTVEGPSPTRRPPAAAGGAGRPPFTDLDWRIGQNPPHVEVDQQGSRALGTVAQETTEQDSPPPLQNRPAPRRRRAARRLYGPLLAFLIASGAFCASWVARGTYPFGSTGRAINDQANQYVPFHRALWDLVHGQAAGDLLFTWRGGFGQQFLSDYYTYLGNPFSWLVVLVPREHVDLAVFAITPLTMGTAAALMTVYLGKLHPGPWWQRGVLGAVYGLCGWAVSDASYIPMWMWGLVALPLLGIAVEWCLEQRRWPGVALLVALAWFGNFYTAMMATMAACVLLAVRLIVLDLTGAQRLRAVWRAGTAAATGILLTLPLLLPSFLSSGSAQPTKAASFDPVRIEVFLTGMLPGTYLWGGRPRLYVASLGLILAGSFLLNTAIARRTRLVWAAAALLVVLSFQFPPTQYVWHGLAVPNGNPYREAFVFSGMLVVLAWLSLANRPRPLHLALTAALLVAATFVLRHTNDFGGATWPAVLGGGSVSLLALVLLALGGKHRVLVPVAAVLMAGVVLAESTAAAANADARRSRERWAKPETTSSRSITQHLDAVRSVNGWPAYRTDSGAPQTSYNDALALQAQGPQYYSSYLPEVTYKALEPLGYGYKNDGRTFFGADNPVLDAIFSIGARVEPGREKDSWTARRFPAPPLVTVRTAPYSSPNPADSVYAHQEEVLGATVYGVPPVTRGGTPTEQTYAARCTPGSEAFWYSPALYGTLASGGSEKPLEDRMAGVLRLGEVPASGRIDVTVRTRTQNATAGEHPIGCLDRAGLTNAVGRLTDTGATQVTAGGHSIEATLPKDSTGTAVFAMTGVPGWQCAANGRATTPTSFHGLVSLPLPSGTDRVSCTFTPKGLPPGLAAATLALLALASVTATGLRRRRDRG; encoded by the coding sequence GTGCAGCGCGGCGACCGGACAGACCGTCAACTCGCCGACCACGAACCCCGGCTGGGCGCCCTGGAGCTGACCCGCTGGCCGCTCGCCCGCGACACCGCCATGGCAGCGGTCTCGGCGATCGCCATGACGGCCTGGCAGATCACCTCCAATGAACGGCAGTTGGCACCCACCGTCGAAGGGCCGTCGCCAACACGGCGGCCCCCGGCGGCCGCTGGTGGCGCCGGGCGACCGCCCTTCACCGACCTAGACTGGCGAATCGGACAGAATCCGCCGCACGTCGAAGTCGATCAGCAGGGGAGCAGAGCTTTGGGGACCGTGGCCCAGGAGACCACCGAGCAGGACAGCCCACCCCCCCTCCAGAACCGGCCCGCACCGCGCCGCCGCCGCGCCGCCCGCCGCCTCTACGGCCCGCTCCTCGCCTTCCTCATCGCCTCCGGCGCCTTCTGTGCCTCCTGGGTGGCCCGGGGCACCTACCCCTTCGGCAGCACCGGCCGCGCCATCAACGACCAGGCCAACCAGTACGTGCCCTTCCACCGGGCCCTGTGGGACCTGGTGCACGGACAGGCCGCCGGCGACCTCCTGTTCACCTGGCGCGGCGGCTTCGGCCAGCAGTTCCTGTCCGACTACTACACCTACCTCGGCAACCCCTTCTCCTGGCTGGTCGTCCTCGTCCCCCGCGAGCACGTGGACCTCGCCGTCTTCGCGATCACCCCGCTCACGATGGGCACCGCGGCCGCCCTCATGACCGTCTACCTCGGCAAACTGCACCCCGGCCCCTGGTGGCAGCGGGGCGTGCTCGGAGCCGTGTACGGGCTGTGCGGCTGGGCGGTCAGCGACGCCTCCTACATCCCGATGTGGATGTGGGGCCTGGTCGCGCTCCCGCTCCTCGGCATCGCCGTCGAGTGGTGCCTGGAGCAACGCCGCTGGCCCGGGGTGGCGCTGCTGGTGGCCCTCGCCTGGTTCGGGAACTTCTACACCGCGATGATGGCGACGATGGCCGCCTGCGTCCTGCTGGCCGTCCGCCTGATCGTCCTCGACCTGACCGGAGCGCAGCGGCTGCGCGCCGTGTGGCGGGCCGGCACGGCCGCCGCGACGGGCATCCTGCTCACCCTCCCGCTCCTCCTGCCGTCGTTCCTCTCCAGCGGGTCCGCGCAGCCCACGAAGGCGGCCTCCTTCGATCCGGTGCGGATCGAGGTCTTCCTGACCGGCATGCTGCCCGGCACCTACCTCTGGGGCGGCCGGCCCCGGCTGTACGTGGCCTCGCTCGGCCTGATCCTGGCCGGGTCCTTCCTCCTCAACACGGCGATCGCGCGCAGGACCCGCCTGGTGTGGGCGGCCGCGGCCCTCCTCGTCGTCCTCTCCTTCCAGTTCCCGCCGACCCAGTACGTGTGGCACGGGCTGGCGGTGCCGAACGGCAACCCCTACCGCGAGGCCTTCGTCTTCAGCGGAATGCTGGTGGTCCTCGCCTGGCTGTCGCTGGCCAACCGCCCGCGCCCGCTCCACCTGGCCCTGACCGCCGCCCTGCTGGTCGCCGCCACCTTCGTGCTCCGCCACACCAACGACTTCGGCGGCGCGACCTGGCCGGCGGTCCTCGGCGGCGGCTCGGTCTCCCTGCTGGCCCTGGTCCTGCTGGCGCTGGGCGGGAAGCATCGCGTACTGGTCCCCGTGGCCGCCGTCCTCATGGCCGGTGTGGTCCTCGCGGAGTCGACGGCCGCCGCCGCCAATGCCGACGCCCGCCGCTCGCGCGAGCGCTGGGCGAAGCCGGAGACCACCTCCAGCAGGTCGATCACCCAGCACCTCGACGCCGTGCGGTCCGTGAACGGCTGGCCCGCGTACCGGACCGACTCGGGCGCCCCGCAGACCTCGTACAACGACGCCCTCGCGCTCCAGGCGCAGGGCCCGCAGTACTACAGCAGCTACCTGCCCGAGGTCACGTACAAGGCCCTCGAACCCCTCGGCTACGGCTACAAGAACGACGGCCGGACCTTCTTCGGCGCCGACAACCCCGTCCTGGACGCGATCTTCTCGATCGGCGCCCGGGTCGAACCGGGCCGGGAGAAGGACAGCTGGACGGCCCGCAGGTTCCCCGCCCCGCCCCTGGTCACCGTCCGCACCGCCCCGTACTCCTCCCCCAACCCCGCGGACAGCGTCTACGCCCACCAGGAAGAGGTCCTGGGCGCCACCGTCTACGGGGTCCCGCCCGTCACCCGCGGCGGCACACCCACCGAGCAGACCTACGCCGCCCGGTGCACCCCCGGCTCCGAGGCCTTCTGGTACTCCCCCGCGCTCTACGGCACCCTCGCCTCCGGCGGCTCCGAGAAGCCCCTGGAGGACCGGATGGCAGGCGTCCTGCGCCTCGGCGAGGTCCCGGCCTCCGGCCGGATCGACGTCACCGTGCGCACCCGTACCCAGAACGCCACCGCCGGGGAGCACCCCATCGGCTGCCTGGACCGGGCCGGGCTCACCAACGCGGTCGGCCGGCTCACCGACACGGGCGCCACCCAGGTCACCGCGGGCGGCCACAGCATCGAGGCAACCCTCCCGAAGGACTCCACCGGCACGGCCGTCTTCGCGATGACCGGCGTCCCCGGCTGGCAGTGCGCCGCGAACGGCAGGGCCACCACCCCCACCTCCTTCCACGGCCTGGTCTCGCTCCCCCTGCCCTCCGGCACCGACCGCGTCTCCTGCACCTTCACCCCGAAGGGCCTCCCCCCGGGCCTGGCCGCCGCCACCCTCGCCCTCCTGGCTCTGGCCTCGGTCACGGCCACCGGCCTGCGCCGCCGCCGCGACCGGGGCTGA
- the rpsL gene encoding 30S ribosomal protein S12 codes for MPTIQQLVRKGRQDKVEKTKTPALEASPQRRGVCTRVFTTTPKKPNSALRKVARVRLTSGIEVTAYIPGEGHNLQEHSIVLVRGGRVKDLPGVRYKIIRGALDTQAVKNRKQARSRYGAKKEK; via the coding sequence GTGCCTACGATCCAGCAGCTGGTCCGGAAGGGCCGGCAGGACAAGGTCGAGAAGACCAAGACCCCCGCGCTTGAGGCTTCGCCCCAGCGTCGCGGCGTCTGCACGCGTGTGTTCACGACCACCCCGAAGAAGCCGAACTCGGCGCTCCGTAAGGTCGCGCGTGTGCGTCTGACCTCCGGCATCGAGGTCACGGCCTACATTCCGGGTGAGGGACACAACCTGCAGGAGCACTCCATCGTGCTCGTGCGTGGTGGCCGTGTGAAGGACCTGCCGGGTGTTCGTTACAAGATCATCCGTGGTGCGCTTGACACCCAGGCTGTCAAGAACCGCAAGCAGGCCCGCAGCCGCTACGGCGCCAAGAAGGAGAAGTAG
- a CDS encoding DNA-directed RNA polymerase subunit beta', with the protein MLDVNFFDELRIGLATADDIRTWSHGEVKKPETINYRTLKPEKDGLFCEKIFGPTRDWECYCGKYKRVRFKGIICERCGVEVTRAKVRRERMGHIELAAPVTHIWYFKGVPSRLGYLLDLAPKDLEKVIYFAAYMITFVDDERRTRDLPSLEAHVSIERQQIENRRDADLEGRAKKLETDLAELEAEGAKADVRRKVREGAEREMKQLRDRAQREIDRLDEVWARFKNLKVQDLEGDELLYRELRDRFGTYFDGCMGAAALQKRLESFDLDEEAERLREIIRTGKGQKKTRALKRLKVVSAFLQTSNKPKGMVLDCVPVIPPDLRPMVQLDGGRFATSDLNDLYRRVINRNNRLKRLLDLGAPEIIVNNEKRMLQEAVDALFDNGRRGRPVTGPGNRPLKSLSDMLKGKQGRFRQNLLGKRVDYSARSVIVVGPQLKLHQCGLPKAMALELFKPFVMKRLVDLNHAQNIKSAKRMVERGRTVVYDVLEEVIAEHPVLLNRAPTLHRLGIQAFEPQLVEGKAIQIHPLVCTAFNADFDGDQMAVHLPLSAEAQAEARILMLSSNNILKPADGRPVTMPTQDMVLGLFFLTTDGELRDVKGEGRAFGSTAEATMAFDNGELALQSAVDIRFPVGTIPPRGWVPPIAEEGEQEFQPGDQFRLRTTLGRALFNELLPEDYPFVDYSVGKKQLSEIVNDLAERYPKVIVAATLDNLKAAGFHWATRSGVTVAISDVVVPEAKKAIVAGYEAKDEKVQKQYERGLITKEERTQELIQIWTTATNEVAEAMNANFPKTNPIFMMVDSGARGNMMQMRQIAGMRGLVSNAKNETIPRPIKASFREGLTVLEYFISTHGARKGLADTALRTADSGYLTRRLVDVSQDVIIREEDCGTERGLKLKIAVRGEDGVLRKADDVETSIYARMLAEDVVIDGKVIAPANVDLGDVLIDALVANGVEEVKTRSVLTCESAVGTCAFCYGRSLATGKLVDIGEAVGIIAAQSIGEPGTQLTMRTFHTGGVAGDDITQGLPRVVELFEARTPKGVAPISEAAGRVRIEETEKTKKIVIVPDDGSEETAFPISKRAKVIVGEGDHVEVGQKLTMGATNPHDVLRILGQRAVQVHLVGEVQKVYNSQGVSIHDKHIEIIIRQMLRRVTIIESGDAELLPGELVERSKFETENRRVVTEGGHPASGRPQLMGITKASLATESWLSAASFQETTRVLTDAAINAKSDSLIGLKENVIIGKLIPAGTGLARYRNIRVEPTEEAKAAMYSAVGYDDIDYSPFGTGSGQAVPLEDYDYGPYNG; encoded by the coding sequence CATCTACTTCGCCGCGTACATGATCACGTTCGTGGACGACGAGCGCCGCACCCGCGACCTCCCGTCCCTGGAGGCGCACGTCTCCATCGAGCGCCAGCAGATCGAGAACCGCCGCGACGCGGACCTCGAAGGCCGTGCCAAGAAGCTCGAGACCGACCTGGCCGAGCTCGAGGCCGAGGGCGCGAAGGCCGACGTACGCCGCAAGGTGCGCGAAGGTGCCGAGCGCGAGATGAAGCAGCTCCGTGACCGCGCCCAGCGCGAGATCGACCGCCTCGACGAGGTGTGGGCCCGCTTCAAGAACCTCAAGGTCCAGGACCTCGAGGGCGACGAGCTGCTCTACCGCGAGCTGCGCGACCGCTTCGGTACGTACTTCGACGGCTGCATGGGCGCCGCGGCGCTGCAGAAGCGTCTGGAGTCCTTCGACCTCGACGAGGAGGCCGAGCGCCTCCGCGAGATCATCCGTACCGGCAAGGGCCAGAAGAAGACCCGTGCGCTCAAGCGCCTCAAGGTCGTCTCCGCGTTCCTGCAGACCAGCAACAAGCCCAAGGGCATGGTTCTGGACTGCGTGCCGGTGATCCCGCCGGACCTGCGTCCGATGGTGCAGCTGGACGGTGGCCGCTTCGCGACCTCCGACCTGAACGACCTGTACCGCCGCGTGATCAACCGCAACAACCGTCTGAAGCGCCTCCTCGACCTCGGTGCCCCCGAGATCATCGTGAACAACGAGAAGCGCATGCTTCAGGAGGCCGTCGACGCCCTCTTCGACAACGGTCGTCGTGGTCGTCCGGTGACCGGTCCCGGTAACCGTCCGCTGAAGTCCCTGAGCGACATGCTCAAGGGCAAGCAGGGTCGATTCCGTCAGAACCTCCTCGGCAAGCGCGTGGACTACTCCGCGCGTTCCGTGATCGTCGTCGGTCCGCAGCTGAAGCTGCACCAGTGCGGTCTGCCGAAGGCCATGGCGCTGGAGCTCTTCAAGCCGTTCGTGATGAAGCGCCTGGTCGACCTGAACCACGCGCAGAACATCAAGTCGGCGAAGCGCATGGTCGAGCGCGGCCGCACGGTCGTCTACGACGTGCTCGAAGAGGTCATCGCCGAGCACCCGGTTCTCCTGAACCGTGCGCCCACGCTGCACCGCCTCGGCATCCAGGCCTTCGAGCCCCAGCTGGTCGAAGGCAAGGCCATCCAGATCCACCCGCTCGTCTGCACCGCGTTCAACGCGGACTTCGACGGTGACCAGATGGCCGTGCACCTGCCGCTTTCGGCAGAGGCGCAGGCCGAGGCCCGCATCCTGATGCTGTCCTCGAACAACATCCTGAAGCCGGCCGACGGTCGTCCCGTCACCATGCCGACCCAGGACATGGTGCTGGGTCTGTTCTTCCTCACCACCGACGGCGAGCTCCGTGACGTCAAGGGCGAGGGCCGCGCGTTCGGCTCCACGGCCGAGGCGACCATGGCGTTCGACAACGGTGAGCTCGCGCTCCAGTCGGCCGTCGACATCCGCTTCCCGGTGGGCACCATCCCGCCGCGCGGCTGGGTGCCCCCGATCGCCGAAGAGGGCGAGCAGGAGTTCCAGCCGGGCGACCAGTTCCGTCTGCGCACCACCCTGGGCCGCGCGCTCTTCAACGAGCTGCTGCCCGAGGACTACCCGTTCGTCGACTACTCGGTGGGCAAGAAGCAGCTCTCCGAGATCGTCAACGACCTGGCGGAGCGCTACCCCAAGGTCATCGTGGCGGCGACGCTCGACAACCTGAAGGCGGCCGGCTTCCACTGGGCGACCCGTTCGGGCGTCACCGTGGCCATCTCCGACGTCGTCGTGCCCGAGGCCAAGAAGGCCATCGTCGCGGGTTACGAGGCCAAGGACGAGAAGGTCCAGAAGCAGTACGAGCGCGGTCTGATCACGAAGGAAGAGCGCACTCAGGAGCTCATCCAGATCTGGACCACGGCGACCAACGAGGTTGCCGAGGCGATGAACGCGAACTTCCCCAAGACGAACCCCATCTTCATGATGGTTGACTCGGGTGCCCGAGGAAACATGATGCAGATGCGACAGATCGCCGGTATGCGTGGTCTGGTGTCGAACGCGAAGAACGAGACCATCCCGCGTCCGATCAAGGCCTCCTTCCGTGAGGGCCTCACCGTTCTGGAGTACTTCATCTCCACGCACGGTGCCCGTAAGGGTCTGGCGGACACCGCCCTGCGTACCGCCGACTCGGGTTACCTCACCCGTCGTCTGGTGGACGTCTCGCAGGACGTCATCATCCGCGAGGAGGACTGCGGCACCGAGCGCGGCCTGAAGCTGAAGATCGCCGTTCGCGGCGAGGACGGCGTGCTGCGCAAGGCCGACGACGTCGAGACCTCGATCTACGCCCGCATGCTGGCCGAAGACGTCGTCATCGACGGCAAGGTCATCGCGCCGGCCAACGTCGACCTCGGTGACGTCCTGATCGACGCCCTGGTCGCCAACGGCGTCGAGGAGGTCAAGACCCGCTCGGTCCTGACCTGTGAGTCCGCGGTCGGCACCTGTGCCTTCTGCTACGGACGCTCGCTCGCCACCGGCAAGCTGGTCGACATCGGTGAGGCGGTCGGCATCATCGCCGCCCAGTCCATCGGTGAGCCCGGTACCCAGCTGACGATGCGTACCTTCCACACCGGTGGTGTGGCCGGTGACGACATCACGCAGGGTCTGCCGCGTGTCGTCGAGCTCTTCGAGGCCCGTACCCCGAAGGGTGTCGCCCCGATCTCCGAGGCCGCCGGCCGCGTGCGGATCGAGGAGACCGAGAAGACGAAGAAGATCGTCATCGTCCCGGACGACGGCAGCGAGGAGACGGCCTTCCCGATCTCCAAGCGCGCCAAGGTCATCGTCGGCGAGGGCGACCACGTCGAGGTCGGCCAGAAGCTGACCATGGGTGCCACCAACCCGCACGACGTGCTGCGCATCCTCGGCCAGCGTGCGGTCCAGGTCCACCTGGTCGGCGAAGTCCAGAAGGTCTACAACTCGCAGGGCGTGTCGATCCACGACAAGCACATCGAGATCATCATCCGGCAGATGCTCCGCCGCGTGACGATCATCGAGTCCGGCGACGCGGAGCTCCTGCCGGGCGAGCTCGTCGAGCGGTCGAAGTTCGAGACCGAGAACCGTCGTGTGGTCACCGAGGGCGGTCACCCCGCCTCCGGCCGTCCGCAGCTGATGGGTATCACCAAGGCCTCACTCGCCACCGAGTCGTGGCTGTCGGCGGCGTCCTTCCAGGAGACGACCAGGGTTCTGACGGACGCGGCGATCAACGCCAAGTCCGACTCCCTGATCGGCCTCAAGGAGAACGTCATCATCGGTAAGCTCATCCCGGCCGGTACGGGCCTCGCCCGCTACCGCAACATCCGGGTCGAGCCGACCGAGGAAGCCAAGGCCGCGATGTACTCGGCCGTCGGCTACGACGACATCGACTACTCGCCCTTCGGCACCGGCTCCGGCCAGGCTGTCCCGCTGGAGGACTACGACTACGGCCCGTACAACGGCTAA
- the tuf gene encoding elongation factor Tu, giving the protein MAKAKFERTKPHVNIGTIGHIDHGKTTLTAAITKVLHDAYPDLNEASAFDQIDKAPEERQRGITISIAHVEYQTEARHYAHVDCPGHADYIKNMITGAAQMDGAILVVAATDGPMPQTKEHVLLARQVGVPYIVVALNKADMVDDEEILELVELEVRELLSDYEFPGDDLPVVRVSALKALEGDKEWGEKLLGLMAAVDEAIPTPPRDTELPFLMPVEDVFTITGRGTVVTGRIERGVLKVNETVDIIGIKETKTTTTVTGIEMFRKLLDEGQAGENVGLLLRGIKREDVERGQVIIKPGSVTPHTEFEAQAYILSKDEGGRHTPFFNNYRPQFYFRTTDVTGVVTLPAGTEMVMPGDNTEMTVALIQPVAMEEGLKFAIREGGRTVGAGQVTKITK; this is encoded by the coding sequence GTGGCGAAGGCGAAGTTCGAGCGGACTAAGCCGCACGTCAACATCGGCACCATCGGTCACATTGACCACGGTAAGACGACCCTCACGGCCGCCATTACCAAGGTGCTGCACGACGCGTACCCGGACCTGAACGAGGCCTCGGCCTTCGACCAGATCGACAAGGCTCCCGAAGAGCGCCAGCGCGGTATCACCATCTCCATCGCGCACGTCGAGTACCAGACCGAGGCGCGTCACTACGCCCACGTCGACTGCCCCGGTCACGCGGACTACATCAAGAACATGATCACCGGTGCCGCGCAGATGGACGGCGCGATCCTCGTGGTCGCCGCCACCGACGGCCCGATGCCGCAGACCAAGGAGCACGTGCTCCTGGCCCGCCAGGTCGGCGTTCCGTACATCGTCGTCGCCCTGAACAAGGCCGACATGGTGGACGACGAGGAGATCCTGGAGCTCGTCGAGCTCGAGGTTCGTGAGCTCCTCTCCGACTACGAGTTCCCGGGCGACGACCTTCCGGTCGTCCGCGTCTCCGCGCTGAAGGCGCTCGAGGGCGACAAGGAGTGGGGCGAGAAGCTTCTCGGCCTCATGGCTGCCGTCGACGAGGCGATCCCGACCCCGCCGCGTGACACCGAGCTGCCGTTCCTCATGCCCGTCGAGGACGTCTTCACGATCACCGGTCGCGGTACCGTCGTCACCGGCCGTATCGAGCGTGGTGTCCTGAAGGTCAACGAGACCGTCGACATCATCGGTATCAAGGAGACCAAGACCACCACCACGGTCACCGGTATCGAGATGTTCCGCAAGCTCCTCGACGAGGGCCAGGCGGGCGAGAACGTCGGTCTGCTCCTCCGTGGCATCAAGCGCGAGGACGTCGAGCGCGGCCAGGTCATCATCAAGCCCGGTTCGGTCACCCCGCACACCGAGTTCGAGGCCCAGGCCTACATCCTGTCGAAGGACGAGGGTGGCCGTCACACCCCCTTCTTCAACAACTACCGTCCGCAGTTCTACTTCCGTACCACGGACGTCACGGGTGTTGTCACCCTGCCGGCCGGCACGGAGATGGTCATGCCGGGCGACAACACCGAGATGACGGTCGCGCTGATCCAGCCGGTCGCCATGGAGGAGGGCCTCAAGTTCGCCATCCGTGAGGGTGGTCGTACCGTGGGCGCCGGCCAGGTCACCAAGATCACGAAGTAA
- the fusA gene encoding elongation factor G: MATTSLDLAKVRNIGIMAHIDAGKTTTTERILFYTGVSYKIGEVHDGAATMDWMEQEQERGITITSAATTCHWPLEDVDHTINIIDTPGHVDFTVEVERSLRVLDGAVTVFDGVAGVEPQSETVWRQADRYGVPRICFVNKLDRTGAEFHRCVDMIKDRLGAVPIVMQLPIGAEMDFQGVVDLVTMKAFVWSAEATKGEMYDIVDIPDTHKEAAEEWHAKLVETVAENDDEIMELFLNGDEPSVEQLHAAVRRIIIGSGKGNGATITAVFCGTAFKNKGVQPLLDAVVRYLPSPLDIEAIEGHDVKDAEVVVKRKPSDDEPLAALAFKIMRDPHLGKLTFVRVYSGRLEAGTSVLNSVKGKKERIGKIYRMHANKREEIEAVGAGDIVAVMGLKQTTTGETLCDDKAPVILESMDFPAPVIQVAIEPKSKGDQEKLGVAIQSLAEEDPSFHVHSDEETGQTILGGMGELHLEVLVDRMKREFKVEANVGKPQVAYRETIRQTVERHDYTHKKQTGGTGQFAKVQIAIEPILEADGPAYEFVNKVTGGRIPREYIPSVDAGAQEAMKFGILAGYEMTGVRVILLDGGYHEVDSSELAFKIAGSQAFKEAARKASPVLLEPMMAVEVTTPEESMGDVIGDINSRRGQIQAMEERHGARLVKGLVPLSEMFGYVGDLRSKTSGRASYSMQFDSYAEVPRNVAEEIIAKAKGE; this comes from the coding sequence ATGGCTACCACTTCGCTTGACCTGGCCAAGGTGCGCAACATCGGCATCATGGCTCACATCGACGCGGGCAAGACGACCACCACCGAGCGCATCCTGTTCTACACCGGTGTGTCTTACAAGATCGGTGAAGTCCACGACGGCGCTGCCACGATGGACTGGATGGAGCAGGAGCAGGAGCGCGGCATCACGATCACGTCTGCCGCGACGACCTGCCACTGGCCGCTCGAAGACGTCGACCACACCATCAACATCATCGACACCCCGGGTCACGTTGACTTCACCGTCGAGGTGGAGCGTTCGCTCCGCGTCCTCGACGGCGCCGTCACCGTGTTCGACGGTGTCGCCGGTGTGGAGCCGCAGTCCGAGACCGTTTGGCGTCAGGCCGACCGCTACGGCGTTCCGCGCATCTGCTTCGTCAACAAGCTGGACCGCACCGGCGCCGAGTTCCACCGCTGCGTCGACATGATCAAGGACCGCCTCGGTGCGGTTCCGATCGTGATGCAGCTCCCCATCGGTGCCGAGATGGACTTCCAGGGCGTTGTCGACCTGGTCACCATGAAGGCGTTCGTCTGGTCCGCCGAGGCGACCAAGGGCGAGATGTACGACATCGTCGACATCCCCGACACGCACAAGGAAGCCGCTGAAGAGTGGCACGCCAAGCTGGTCGAGACCGTCGCCGAGAACGACGACGAGATCATGGAGCTCTTCCTGAACGGCGACGAGCCGTCCGTGGAGCAGCTGCACGCCGCCGTGCGTCGCATCATCATCGGTTCCGGCAAGGGCAACGGCGCCACGATCACCGCGGTGTTCTGTGGCACGGCGTTCAAGAACAAGGGCGTTCAGCCCCTGCTCGACGCCGTCGTCCGTTACCTCCCGTCGCCCCTGGACATCGAGGCCATCGAAGGCCACGACGTCAAGGACGCCGAGGTCGTCGTGAAGCGCAAGCCTTCGGACGACGAGCCCCTCGCGGCGCTCGCGTTCAAGATCATGCGCGACCCGCACCTCGGTAAGCTCACCTTCGTCCGGGTTTACTCGGGCCGCCTGGAGGCCGGCACCTCGGTGCTGAACTCCGTCAAGGGCAAGAAGGAGCGCATCGGCAAGATCTACCGCATGCACGCCAACAAGCGTGAAGAGATCGAAGCGGTGGGCGCCGGTGACATCGTCGCCGTCATGGGCCTGAAGCAGACCACCACTGGTGAGACGCTGTGTGACGACAAGGCACCCGTGATCCTGGAGTCCATGGACTTCCCGGCTCCGGTCATCCAGGTCGCCATCGAGCCCAAGTCCAAGGGTGACCAGGAGAAGCTGGGTGTCGCCATCCAGTCTCTCGCGGAGGAGGACCCCTCCTTCCACGTTCACTCGGACGAAGAGACCGGCCAGACCATCCTCGGTGGTATGGGCGAGCTGCACCTCGAGGTGCTGGTCGACCGTATGAAGCGCGAGTTCAAGGTCGAGGCCAACGTCGGCAAGCCGCAGGTCGCTTACCGCGAGACGATCCGCCAGACGGTGGAGCGTCACGACTACACCCACAAGAAGCAGACCGGTGGTACCGGTCAGTTCGCCAAGGTGCAGATCGCGATCGAGCCGATCCTCGAGGCCGACGGTCCGGCGTACGAGTTCGTGAACAAGGTCACCGGTGGCCGCATCCCGAGGGAGTACATCCCCTCGGTCGACGCGGGTGCGCAGGAAGCCATGAAGTTCGGCATCCTCGCCGGCTACGAGATGACTGGCGTCCGCGTCATCCTTCTCGACGGTGGCTACCACGAGGTCGACTCCTCCGAGCTCGCCTTCAAGATCGCCGGTTCGCAGGCCTTCAAGGAGGCCGCGCGCAAGGCTTCTCCCGTGCTCCTCGAGCCGATGATGGCCGTCGAGGTCACCACGCCGGAGGAGTCCATGGGTGACGTCATCGGTGACATCAACTCCCGTCGTGGCCAGATCCAGGCCATGGAGGAGCGTCACGGTGCTCGCCTCGTGAAGGGCCTCGTGCCCCTCTCGGAGATGTTCGGCTACGTCGGAGACCTCCGCAGCAAGACCTCGGGTCGCGCCAGCTACTCGATGCAGTTCGACTCCTACGCCGAGGTTCCCCGGAACGTCGCTGAGGAGATCATCGCGAAGGCCAAGGGCGAGTAA